In the genome of Paenibacillus pabuli, the window CTATTACATCGATGAGAGAGGAAGCCGGATTCATGCTGCGAGTTGAACAGGTGTCACACACATTCCGCAATGCACAAGGGGCCGTTCCCGTATTGCAGGACATTAACATATCCGTGGGCAAGGGCGAGATGGTTGCACTGCTGGGAAGCTCTGGTTCAGGCAAATCGACGTTACTGCATCTGATGGCAGGTCTAATGAAGCCGGACACCGGCAAGATCCTTATTGCAGATCAGGATATTGTGCGTATGAGTGAGAACCGGCTGGCGGAATTCCGCCGGACACATATTGGCTTTATTTTTCAGGCGTATGAGCTGCTGGCGAACCTGACGATTCGGGAAAATGTGGAGCTGCCGCTCGTATTTCAGGGCATTCGCCCATCACGACGCAAGCAAAAGGCGATGCACCTGCTGGAACAGGTAGGCCTTGCCGGCAAGTCCGAATTATTCCCCTCACAGCTGTCGGGAGGACAGCAGCAGCGTGTCAGCATTGCGCGTTCCCTGATTACGGAGCCGTCCGTCATATTCGCGGACGAGCCTACCGGGAACCTGGATACGCGAACGGAGGAAGAGATAATTTCCATTTTGCAACAGCTGAATCGGGAGATGGATACAACATTTGTTATTGTCACGCATGAGGCTGAAGTGGCGGAGCAGATGCAGGTTGTCATTACATTGCAGGACGGATGCTTGGTGGAGAGCGGCCAGTCCAAGGCAG includes:
- a CDS encoding ABC transporter ATP-binding protein, with protein sequence MLRVEQVSHTFRNAQGAVPVLQDINISVGKGEMVALLGSSGSGKSTLLHLMAGLMKPDTGKILIADQDIVRMSENRLAEFRRTHIGFIFQAYELLANLTIRENVELPLVFQGIRPSRRKQKAMHLLEQVGLAGKSELFPSQLSGGQQQRVSIARSLITEPSVIFADEPTGNLDTRTEEEIISILQQLNREMDTTFVIVTHEAEVAEQMQVVITLQDGCLVESGQSKAVEQGERL